From the Maioricimonas rarisocia genome, one window contains:
- a CDS encoding (2Fe-2S)-binding protein — translation MTDKRRQRPDDSAFSRRSFLKGSGAAVAATAITTQAEDALAQQDDKQVVSGSTKITLQVNGQSHEVTVEPRTTLLEVLRDQLDLTGCKDLKDVHVDGADTVIVDGKATYAGTMLALQARGKEIRTVESLRNGDEVDEVVDGFVRHDAMQCGFCTPGFVMATRAFLDRNPGASLEEVRKGLGGNICRCGTYDGITQCAMELAKKGGA, via the coding sequence ATGACTGACAAACGCAGGCAACGTCCAGACGATTCGGCATTCAGCCGCCGGTCGTTTCTGAAAGGATCCGGGGCGGCCGTCGCTGCTACCGCGATCACGACGCAGGCCGAAGACGCTCTCGCCCAGCAGGACGACAAACAGGTCGTCTCTGGTTCGACGAAGATTACGCTGCAGGTGAACGGCCAGTCGCATGAAGTGACGGTCGAGCCGCGTACGACTCTGCTCGAAGTTCTTCGCGACCAGCTCGATCTCACCGGCTGCAAGGATCTCAAGGACGTCCACGTCGACGGGGCCGACACGGTGATCGTCGACGGAAAAGCGACCTACGCCGGCACCATGCTCGCATTGCAGGCCCGCGGCAAGGAGATCCGCACGGTCGAATCGCTTCGCAACGGCGACGAGGTCGACGAAGTTGTCGACGGCTTTGTGCGTCACGATGCCATGCAGTGCGGCTTCTGCACGCCCGGCTTCGTCATGGCGACCCGCGCTTTTCTTGATCGCAACCCGGGAGCCTCGCTGGAAGAGGTCCGCAAAGGGCTGGGGGGGAACATCTGCCGCTGCGGCACCTACGACGGCATCACGCAGTGTGCGATGGAGCTGGCAAAGAAGGGAGGTGCATGA